Proteins from a genomic interval of Symmachiella macrocystis:
- a CDS encoding DUF2570 domain-containing protein, producing the protein MADDRRSGPVSLGCGTLIVIGLIVLIFSGGGRIQQMNDDLSNMRTDINNLRAVIEKQNQTSEDQTRAIEKQTQEIREFKNAMSQEQKVPQP; encoded by the coding sequence ATGGCGGATGACCGCCGTTCCGGGCCGGTGAGTCTGGGTTGCGGAACATTGATTGTGATTGGGCTGATTGTGCTCATCTTTAGCGGCGGCGGCAGAATTCAACAAATGAACGATGACCTTAGCAACATGCGAACGGACATCAATAACCTTCGGGCGGTCATCGAAAAGCAAAATCAAACCAGCGAAGACCAAACACGGGCCATCGAAAAACAAACACAGGAAATACGGGAATTCAAAAACGCAATGAGTCAGGAACAGAAAGTTCCGCAGCCGTGA
- a CDS encoding DUF1559 domain-containing protein yields MSTHKRLRHKRGFTLIELLVVIAIIAILIALLLPAVQQAREAARRTSCRNNLKQIGIALHNYHDVFSTFPPGYIAEGVTADDGVGAETGSGFAWSALLLPYLEQPAVFQGLDFNENSTEPDNVLMGLTPLSVFICASDDVQPQFDVNDSTGTLIARVASSNYVGVFGYGSVTMNPGKGTGILFRNSSVKIRDITDGTSNTLAVGERTHDLTESTWYAALPGATVNAGMAMMPMMTEGSSHLVLGHVGQPSMGMMPAMEHTPNQSGHIVNFWSRHTGGTHFLFCDGSVRFLGENMDYPTYKHSGIKNDGEVVSF; encoded by the coding sequence ATGTCTACACACAAACGACTGCGCCACAAGCGCGGATTTACATTGATCGAACTTCTGGTGGTGATCGCCATCATTGCCATTCTTATCGCACTGCTCTTACCGGCCGTTCAACAAGCGCGCGAAGCGGCGCGGCGGACCTCGTGCCGGAACAACCTGAAGCAAATCGGGATCGCCCTGCACAACTACCACGATGTGTTCAGCACATTTCCCCCGGGATACATTGCTGAAGGGGTCACCGCTGACGACGGTGTGGGAGCCGAAACGGGATCGGGATTTGCCTGGTCGGCGCTGTTGTTGCCCTATCTAGAACAACCCGCTGTTTTTCAGGGATTGGATTTTAATGAGAACTCCACTGAACCTGACAACGTCCTCATGGGACTGACACCGTTGTCGGTTTTCATTTGTGCTTCGGACGATGTTCAACCACAGTTCGACGTCAACGATTCAACAGGCACCTTGATTGCTCGGGTTGCTTCTTCGAATTATGTCGGCGTCTTCGGCTATGGCAGCGTCACGATGAATCCCGGCAAGGGCACCGGCATTTTGTTTCGCAATAGCAGCGTTAAAATCCGGGACATCACGGATGGGACGTCCAATACGCTGGCTGTGGGAGAACGGACGCACGATCTGACTGAATCGACATGGTACGCCGCACTCCCCGGCGCAACGGTGAACGCCGGCATGGCGATGATGCCGATGATGACCGAAGGCTCCTCGCATTTGGTGTTGGGACACGTCGGGCAACCTTCAATGGGCATGATGCCGGCAATGGAACATACGCCGAATCAATCGGGCCACATCGTCAATTTCTGGAGCCGCCATACTGGGGGAACGCATTTTCTTTTCTGTGACGGTTCCGTTCGATTTTTGGGAGAGAACATGGACTATCCCACCTACAAGCATTCCGGCATCAAGAATGACGGCGAGGTCGTCTCGTTCTAA
- a CDS encoding NAD+ synthase, with the protein MKIAIAQLNPTVGDLAGNAALVKEAAQRAVADGADLLVTSELIISGYPPKDLLLREGFAAVCRRTVEQLAQELDLNLGVLVGHPDPQGVPEGRVANCVSLLHGGTIVGTAQKILLPNYDVFDERRYFFPAPGTAPIEFAGLKLGVHICEDAWWHATEPTYRHELAHQHDPVASLAAAGVDLFINLSASPFEIDKPNRRLQLVREHVQRHERPYLFVNQVGGNDDLVFDGNSFVMNAAGEMVAHLDGFETDRLLLDSEQLPAKMELINPPREKRLLDALVMGLRDYARKCGFRECVLGLSGGIDSALACYIAAAAVGPQHVHALLMPSRHSSDHSVDDAKKMAELLGINYEIIPIDDVHRAYEGTPVVGDDLTSDPGGLPDQNLQARIRGAMVMIRSNRYGWLPLATGNKSELAVGYCTLYGDMAGGFAVLCDVFKRDVYGVSRYINDVVEGREVIPENIITKPPSAELAPDQFDQDVLPEYPVLDAILEGLIEQERSVASLSREFPPETVQWVASRLDRNEFKRRQMPPGIKLSQRAFGSGRRMPMAAKFP; encoded by the coding sequence ATGAAAATTGCGATTGCACAACTCAATCCCACGGTCGGCGATCTGGCCGGAAATGCGGCTCTGGTTAAAGAGGCGGCCCAGCGCGCTGTTGCTGACGGTGCTGACTTGTTGGTCACGTCGGAATTGATCATCTCCGGCTATCCCCCCAAGGACCTGCTGCTCCGCGAAGGTTTCGCCGCCGTTTGCCGCCGTACGGTCGAACAACTGGCGCAGGAACTCGATCTCAACCTGGGCGTACTAGTCGGGCATCCTGATCCCCAGGGGGTCCCCGAAGGCCGTGTTGCTAACTGCGTGAGCCTGCTGCATGGCGGGACGATTGTAGGCACGGCGCAAAAAATCTTGCTGCCGAATTATGACGTCTTTGATGAACGACGTTATTTCTTTCCTGCCCCCGGGACAGCGCCGATCGAGTTTGCCGGGCTAAAACTGGGTGTACATATCTGCGAAGATGCTTGGTGGCATGCGACCGAACCGACGTATCGACACGAGTTGGCGCATCAACATGATCCGGTCGCCTCTCTGGCCGCTGCTGGGGTGGATCTGTTTATCAATCTCTCGGCCAGTCCGTTTGAAATTGACAAACCAAATCGCCGGCTGCAGTTGGTCCGCGAACACGTTCAACGGCACGAGCGGCCGTATCTGTTTGTCAATCAAGTTGGCGGCAATGACGATTTGGTTTTCGATGGCAACAGTTTCGTGATGAACGCCGCCGGCGAGATGGTGGCGCACCTCGACGGATTCGAAACCGATCGCTTGCTGCTCGATTCGGAGCAGCTTCCCGCAAAAATGGAGTTGATCAATCCGCCCCGCGAGAAACGGTTATTGGACGCCCTGGTCATGGGCCTGCGCGACTATGCCCGAAAATGCGGATTCCGGGAATGCGTGTTAGGGCTATCGGGAGGCATCGACAGCGCGCTGGCCTGCTACATCGCCGCTGCAGCCGTGGGGCCACAACATGTTCACGCGCTGCTGATGCCCAGCCGGCATAGCAGTGATCATAGTGTGGATGATGCAAAGAAGATGGCCGAGTTGCTGGGGATCAATTACGAGATTATCCCGATTGATGACGTGCATCGCGCGTATGAAGGGACGCCGGTTGTGGGAGACGACTTGACCTCTGATCCCGGTGGCTTGCCCGATCAAAACCTACAGGCGCGGATTCGCGGTGCGATGGTGATGATCCGCAGCAATCGTTACGGCTGGTTACCCTTGGCGACCGGAAACAAGAGCGAATTGGCAGTCGGCTATTGCACGCTGTACGGCGACATGGCCGGCGGGTTCGCCGTATTGTGCGACGTGTTCAAACGCGATGTGTATGGAGTTTCGCGGTATATCAACGACGTCGTCGAAGGCCGCGAAGTGATCCCGGAAAACATCATCACCAAGCCACCCAGCGCCGAATTGGCCCCCGATCAATTCGATCAAGATGTACTCCCCGAATACCCCGTGCTGGATGCGATTTTGGAAGGCCTGATCGAGCAGGAACGCTCGGTCGCCAGCCTCAGCAGAGAGTTTCCGCCCGAGACTGTGCAGTGGGTCGCGAGCCGTTTGGACCGCAACGAATTCAAACGCCGCCAAATGCCGCCGGGCATCAAACTGTCCCAAAGAGCCTTCGGCAGCGGCCGCCGCATGCCCATGGCCGCCAAGTTCCCCTAG
- a CDS encoding OmpA/MotB family protein, producing MPSHNLADADSGLSSQIHPLLSILWLSCLLPRLAVDYDARGLAVCRLRNFVCPRLFIGAAMISLSKTQLSTLFMALIPLYVVGCTVAPPRISGYPTGVPPATHQALQQQQANLMARYEELNARTASLDADNQRLQAHLAQQQQQTSKMQASLQQSRDTVADLRDELTIERRNQGSYAGQGALPSTEVGYTPAGNLPLANIPGADVNQDGGDVRIRLDGAQLFASGKASIKNTSQNSKLIDDVVSTIQSQYPQQRVTVEGHTDSDPIRRSSWKNNEELSLGRARAVYYALRKRGLSEAQLSVAGYGSSRPLADNNSPAGKARNRRVEIVIHAQQPR from the coding sequence TTGCCCTCTCATAATCTCGCCGATGCCGACAGCGGACTCTCATCTCAGATTCACCCCCTGCTCTCCATTCTATGGTTGTCGTGCCTGCTGCCGCGATTGGCAGTGGATTATGACGCGCGCGGCCTGGCTGTTTGCCGGCTGCGGAATTTTGTTTGTCCAAGACTTTTCATTGGTGCGGCGATGATCTCCCTCTCCAAAACTCAACTCAGCACGTTGTTCATGGCTTTAATCCCGCTGTATGTTGTGGGCTGTACTGTCGCCCCGCCACGCATCTCGGGATATCCCACAGGCGTTCCGCCGGCGACGCATCAAGCCCTGCAACAACAACAGGCCAACTTGATGGCCCGCTATGAAGAATTGAACGCGCGCACCGCTAGTTTGGACGCTGATAACCAGCGACTGCAAGCGCATCTTGCCCAGCAGCAACAACAGACGTCAAAGATGCAAGCCTCGTTGCAACAGAGTCGAGACACGGTCGCGGATCTACGGGATGAACTGACCATCGAACGTCGCAACCAAGGCTCGTATGCCGGCCAAGGTGCGCTGCCTTCGACCGAAGTCGGTTATACCCCCGCCGGGAATCTGCCGTTGGCCAACATTCCTGGTGCGGATGTCAATCAAGATGGCGGCGACGTACGGATTCGTCTCGACGGCGCCCAATTGTTTGCCTCAGGAAAGGCGTCGATCAAAAACACTTCGCAAAACTCGAAACTGATCGACGATGTCGTCTCGACGATTCAGTCCCAATACCCACAACAGCGCGTGACCGTCGAAGGACATACCGACTCCGACCCGATTCGCCGTAGCAGTTGGAAAAACAACGAAGAACTCTCTCTCGGTCGCGCACGGGCGGTCTATTATGCCCTACGAAAACGGGGGCTCTCGGAAGCGCAGTTGTCGGTCGCCGGATACGGTTCCTCGCGTCCATTGGCGGACAACAATAGCCCAGCGGGAAAAGCCCGCAACCGCCGTGTGGAAATCGTCATCCACGCCCAACAGCCTCGTTAA
- a CDS encoding outer membrane protein assembly factor BamB family protein, with the protein MHRVFRSICLAVAVLSTCALHAEDWPQFRGPNCSGISTTTATLPVEFSETEHVLWSDEIGEGVGSPVIAAGRLFVTAMVDKETVGLLAFDAKTGKPIWKQTWKTGPLAEVHETNSHASTTPAADADHVYVYFPTMGMLAFDAATGAQLWEKKLPVPFFVFKWGPAMSPVLYKDLVIFCQDDDLAPAIYALNKETGEIVWMDDRSDMAVNYSHPVICETDQGDELVVAGTGKLIGYDPNNGERLWYAKVLLRNIKTTPVCQNGTIYISLQSGGIANQWLATADQAETGNSDGKLTREEMQGFVGETKIPESFFKKTFERGDKNKDGFLEGEELDYAFLHPDNFAGARFDAEEAGDQFVLAVRGGGRGDVTDSHVLWKHKTKYTDHIVSPFVHDGRMFLIKGGGITTVFDTEEGKVLRRAKRISNTSEYFASPIYGDGKIYLAGENGFVVVLADGPDYEILAKNDMGDSIVGTPAIAEGRLYIRTRTKLICVGDE; encoded by the coding sequence ATGCATCGAGTTTTTCGCTCTATTTGTCTCGCGGTTGCCGTACTTTCCACATGCGCACTTCATGCGGAGGACTGGCCGCAATTTCGCGGGCCGAATTGTAGTGGGATTTCGACAACCACCGCGACGTTGCCCGTCGAATTTTCAGAGACGGAGCATGTCCTTTGGTCAGACGAAATTGGCGAAGGGGTCGGGTCGCCGGTGATCGCCGCCGGACGATTGTTTGTGACAGCCATGGTCGACAAAGAAACCGTGGGCCTGCTCGCCTTTGATGCGAAAACCGGCAAACCGATTTGGAAGCAGACTTGGAAGACCGGTCCGCTGGCTGAAGTGCATGAAACCAACAGTCATGCCAGCACGACCCCCGCCGCCGATGCCGACCATGTGTATGTCTATTTTCCCACGATGGGCATGCTGGCATTCGACGCAGCCACCGGCGCGCAATTGTGGGAAAAGAAACTGCCGGTGCCGTTCTTTGTCTTCAAATGGGGACCGGCGATGTCGCCCGTGCTGTATAAGGATCTGGTCATTTTCTGTCAGGACGACGACCTGGCCCCGGCGATTTATGCTCTGAATAAAGAGACAGGCGAAATCGTTTGGATGGACGATCGCAGTGACATGGCGGTCAATTATTCACACCCTGTCATCTGCGAAACCGACCAGGGTGACGAATTGGTCGTTGCCGGGACCGGGAAGTTGATCGGCTACGATCCCAACAACGGCGAACGGTTGTGGTATGCCAAGGTGTTGTTGCGCAATATCAAAACCACACCGGTCTGCCAAAACGGCACGATTTATATCTCACTGCAAAGCGGCGGGATCGCCAATCAATGGTTGGCAACGGCCGATCAGGCAGAGACCGGTAACAGTGACGGCAAACTGACCCGCGAGGAGATGCAAGGGTTTGTCGGCGAGACAAAGATTCCCGAGTCGTTCTTCAAAAAGACTTTCGAACGCGGCGACAAGAACAAGGATGGTTTTCTTGAGGGGGAGGAACTCGACTATGCCTTCTTGCATCCCGACAACTTCGCCGGTGCCCGCTTTGATGCCGAAGAAGCCGGGGACCAATTTGTCCTGGCGGTTCGCGGCGGCGGACGGGGAGACGTGACCGATTCGCACGTGCTGTGGAAGCACAAAACCAAATACACCGACCACATCGTCTCGCCGTTCGTCCATGACGGCCGCATGTTTTTGATCAAAGGGGGCGGCATCACCACCGTATTCGATACGGAAGAGGGCAAGGTGCTCCGCCGCGCCAAACGGATCAGCAACACGAGCGAATACTTCGCATCGCCCATCTATGGCGACGGCAAAATCTATCTGGCAGGCGAAAACGGTTTTGTGGTGGTGCTAGCCGACGGTCCGGACTACGAGATCCTGGCCAAAAACGACATGGGCGACAGCATCGTCGGGACCCCCGCAATCGCCGAAGGACGACTGTATATCCGCACCCGCACGAAACTGATTTGCGTCGGCGACGAGTGA
- a CDS encoding FHA domain-containing protein: MQGNFGLGNSATPATAALALGGADMDGERYILWIDRVGAFMLCLGERVSLGGPVSGPPAADVALLANLSRRHAEIVRSGEGYYLQAAAAVSVAGRTVHEQTNLADGNEIQLGESVKLRFRLPTIISGTARLDFVSDHRPSRAVDAVVLMEDTCILGPGADSHIRCSGWNQTILLHRSSGQLCCKSRSDIYVDNQHAKSSMPLTDGSIVTSIDGRLRLEAVQ, encoded by the coding sequence ATGCAAGGAAACTTCGGTTTAGGAAACTCCGCGACGCCCGCAACAGCGGCGTTGGCTTTGGGTGGTGCCGATATGGATGGTGAGCGCTATATACTGTGGATTGACCGCGTCGGCGCGTTTATGTTGTGCCTGGGCGAGCGGGTTTCGTTGGGAGGACCGGTGTCTGGACCTCCCGCGGCCGATGTGGCCTTGTTGGCGAATTTGTCGCGGCGACATGCCGAAATCGTTCGCAGCGGCGAAGGGTATTACCTGCAGGCTGCCGCAGCAGTATCGGTTGCCGGGCGGACGGTGCACGAACAAACAAATTTAGCGGATGGGAATGAAATTCAATTGGGAGAGAGCGTCAAACTACGATTCCGATTGCCGACGATTATCAGTGGAACGGCGCGGCTCGATTTTGTCAGCGATCACCGCCCCTCGCGCGCTGTCGATGCGGTTGTGCTCATGGAGGACACGTGCATATTAGGCCCGGGAGCGGATAGCCATATACGTTGCTCGGGTTGGAATCAAACCATCCTGTTGCATCGCAGTAGCGGTCAACTGTGTTGTAAATCGCGATCAGACATTTATGTAGATAACCAACACGCCAAATCGAGCATGCCGCTTACAGACGGATCGATCGTCACCAGCATCGATGGACGGCTTCGGTTGGAAGCGGTGCAGTGA
- a CDS encoding serine/threonine protein kinase — MKFTFQPESKPLDGYTIKRAIDRGGFGEVYYALSDSGKEVALKLLQRNMDVELRGIRQCMNLKHTNLMTIFDIKTDADGDHWVILEFMSGQTLEQVLDNHPQGMPMQEVLHWLDGISAGAAYLHDRGVVHRDLKPANLFIDAGVIKIGDIGLSKYITPSRRSGHTESVGTVHYMAPEVAHGRYGNELDVYSTAVMVYEMITGTVPFDGESTGEIIMKHLTEKPDLSKLPEKLRPILGRALEKDPKQRTHSIAQFARLVKEAVLGNNGATVKQATEIPEDSFVAAAPVEQAAPPQNGSPNSDPKRPSHERHTQAYRGEKQPHRSDKDGGESNHRMFWILLAVVAVVAALGPGVMFRSSLVVGIVGGIGYFLYWLFFIPYKPAKLSPESQEKLRKEADSLFDDLAEQQRPAVADVPPVIQPAAHRQPAPQVVPVKKGKTWLRHKSSALTPLTIRPVNMRDRLASAAQSMTMAVIFSLPIVGVITFLLPDLQDPARAGLFGFMTIIASWLVLLPSKMWEGTATEPTIRRLVLLSAGVVVGVLAYGLDQTLMVDVPNITHEVDADDAMFTKVGDQPLLTKNEAILQSQPGIAYSNPRWVKFQPTLAGYVVFFAALFGIRRWWWHADAFRPKRFRVSSLLLTGLVGFLITTIFAFPHGWAALWAVAISAVVQLAATWAPPNVRPAMMEDN; from the coding sequence ATGAAATTCACCTTTCAGCCGGAATCGAAGCCGCTGGACGGTTACACGATCAAACGCGCTATTGATCGTGGCGGCTTCGGCGAGGTCTACTACGCCCTGAGCGACTCCGGGAAGGAGGTCGCTTTGAAGCTGCTCCAGCGGAACATGGATGTTGAATTGCGGGGGATTCGCCAATGCATGAATCTCAAGCATACAAATCTGATGACGATCTTTGACATCAAAACCGACGCTGACGGCGACCATTGGGTCATCCTGGAATTCATGTCGGGGCAGACGTTGGAACAGGTGCTGGACAACCATCCGCAAGGCATGCCGATGCAGGAAGTCCTGCATTGGCTGGATGGGATTTCGGCCGGTGCGGCCTATTTGCACGACCGCGGCGTTGTGCATCGCGACCTCAAGCCGGCGAACCTGTTTATCGACGCGGGCGTGATTAAAATTGGCGACATCGGGCTCTCCAAATACATTACTCCCAGCCGGCGGAGCGGACATACCGAAAGCGTGGGAACGGTGCACTATATGGCGCCGGAAGTCGCCCACGGACGTTACGGCAATGAGTTGGATGTCTACAGCACAGCTGTGATGGTCTATGAGATGATCACCGGCACAGTCCCCTTCGACGGGGAGAGCACCGGCGAGATCATCATGAAGCATCTCACGGAAAAACCGGACCTCAGCAAATTGCCGGAAAAACTACGGCCGATTCTGGGGCGGGCTTTGGAGAAAGATCCCAAACAACGAACGCACAGCATCGCGCAATTCGCGCGGCTGGTTAAAGAAGCGGTCCTGGGGAACAACGGCGCCACGGTCAAACAGGCAACGGAAATTCCTGAGGATTCCTTCGTAGCCGCGGCGCCGGTGGAGCAAGCGGCTCCGCCCCAAAACGGTTCCCCAAATTCTGACCCCAAACGTCCCAGCCACGAACGGCATACGCAGGCATATCGCGGTGAAAAACAGCCGCATCGCAGTGATAAAGATGGTGGAGAATCGAACCACCGCATGTTTTGGATCCTGCTCGCCGTCGTCGCCGTGGTGGCCGCATTGGGTCCGGGCGTCATGTTTCGGTCATCGTTGGTGGTCGGGATCGTCGGCGGTATCGGTTATTTTCTGTATTGGTTGTTTTTCATTCCCTACAAGCCGGCGAAACTATCTCCTGAGAGCCAGGAGAAGTTACGAAAAGAAGCGGACAGCCTGTTCGACGACCTAGCTGAACAGCAACGGCCAGCTGTCGCGGACGTGCCGCCAGTCATCCAGCCAGCCGCACATCGGCAGCCGGCACCACAAGTGGTTCCGGTGAAAAAAGGCAAGACGTGGCTGCGTCACAAATCGTCGGCGCTCACACCGCTCACGATTCGTCCGGTGAATATGCGAGACCGCTTGGCCTCCGCAGCGCAATCGATGACCATGGCGGTGATTTTCTCGCTGCCGATCGTTGGTGTGATTACCTTTCTGTTGCCGGACCTGCAGGATCCGGCACGGGCAGGGCTATTTGGGTTCATGACCATTATCGCCTCGTGGTTGGTGTTGTTGCCGTCGAAGATGTGGGAAGGGACCGCCACCGAACCGACGATCCGCCGGTTGGTCTTGCTCAGTGCGGGGGTTGTCGTCGGGGTGTTGGCCTATGGTCTCGATCAGACCTTGATGGTTGATGTGCCCAATATCACGCATGAAGTTGACGCCGACGATGCCATGTTCACCAAAGTGGGCGATCAGCCGTTACTGACCAAGAATGAAGCGATTCTTCAGTCGCAACCGGGGATTGCTTACTCCAACCCACGCTGGGTCAAGTTCCAGCCGACGTTGGCGGGATATGTGGTCTTTTTCGCCGCCCTGTTCGGCATCCGTCGTTGGTGGTGGCATGCCGATGCATTTCGGCCGAAACGGTTTCGCGTTAGCTCGCTGTTGCTGACAGGATTGGTGGGATTTCTGATTACAACCATCTTCGCATTCCCGCACGGTTGGGCAGCTTTGTGGGCGGTGGCGATCTCAGCCGTCGTGCAGCTCGCCGCGACCTGGGCGCCACCGAATGTTCGTCCGGCAATGATGGAGGACAACTAA
- a CDS encoding Gfo/Idh/MocA family protein yields the protein MELQPELEYEIPLDDGLDQWGIGVVGSGFIISDCHLPAYRDAGFRVLGISSLREARAREVAAQRTIPRVFANLRAMLDDSDIRVIDIGVPPQHQPDIIREIVEHGRHVRGILAQKPLAMSYAAAREMVQMCADAGITLAVNQNMRHDQSVRACQDLLDRKLLGDPVLGTINMRAIPHWMPWSEQLDSLSTYVMSIHHLDTFRYWFGDPTRVMASTRTDPRTQFSHTDGINLYILEFPSGCRASSWDDVWTGPAREGSAADIGISWRVEGTKGLARGTIGWPSYPERTPSTLDYTTTAAEEWICPRWDKVWFPDAFRGTMGELLMALTHDIEPSISGQDNLKTMALVEATFAAARDHRVVELAEILET from the coding sequence ATGGAATTGCAGCCTGAGTTGGAATATGAAATTCCTCTCGATGACGGACTTGATCAATGGGGCATTGGTGTCGTGGGGTCGGGGTTTATCATCAGCGACTGTCATTTGCCCGCTTATCGGGATGCGGGTTTTCGCGTGCTGGGAATCAGTTCACTCCGCGAAGCCCGCGCGCGGGAGGTCGCGGCACAGCGCACTATCCCGCGAGTGTTCGCCAACTTGCGGGCTATGCTCGATGATAGTGATATCCGGGTGATCGACATCGGCGTCCCCCCGCAGCATCAACCGGACATCATCCGCGAGATCGTAGAGCACGGCCGACATGTACGGGGAATCTTGGCGCAAAAGCCGCTGGCGATGAGCTATGCCGCTGCCCGTGAGATGGTGCAAATGTGCGCCGACGCAGGAATCACCTTGGCGGTCAATCAAAACATGCGGCACGACCAATCGGTGCGGGCGTGTCAGGATTTGCTTGATCGAAAACTGCTGGGCGATCCCGTATTGGGCACGATCAACATGCGGGCGATTCCGCATTGGATGCCTTGGAGCGAACAGTTGGATTCGCTGTCGACGTACGTGATGTCGATACATCACCTCGACACGTTTCGCTATTGGTTCGGTGATCCGACGCGCGTCATGGCTAGCACGCGGACCGATCCCCGTACCCAGTTTTCGCACACGGACGGCATCAATCTGTATATTCTCGAATTCCCCTCAGGCTGCCGCGCGAGCAGTTGGGATGACGTTTGGACCGGCCCCGCCCGCGAAGGGAGCGCCGCTGACATTGGGATTTCCTGGCGCGTCGAAGGGACCAAGGGGCTGGCCCGCGGCACGATCGGCTGGCCCAGTTATCCCGAACGTACCCCCAGTACATTGGATTACACCACCACGGCGGCCGAGGAATGGATCTGCCCCCGTTGGGACAAAGTCTGGTTTCCCGATGCCTTCCGCGGCACGATGGGCGAATTGTTGATGGCCTTAACTCACGATATAGAGCCGAGCATCTCCGGCCAAGACAACTTGAAGACGATGGCACTCGTTGAAGCAACATTCGCAGCAGCTCGCGACCATCGCGTGGTTGAACTGGCGGAAATTCTGGAGACGTAA
- a CDS encoding DUF4339 domain-containing protein, which produces MSEKWFFNRQDGCGVQGPFQLDHITNLFHQGELEPNHLVRCGAIGQWASLDDWKWFYNPKDGSGVHGPVTRIQLAEFLEAEEITDKTEARDGGLGEWQPLSVILGDAAALSGELATGETATLATSTNLEDDDFELSMKTTAHDNPEPSPELEAIPDEGVGPDDDLWYCDLSGQLDGPLPWSRVHSLASMGRIKRSDKIRHASDVYWKIAEEFEGLFPKSEPSVTQVPAADSPLLEPDPLAAEGDTETPADSRFENPNLDEAPNAPLDAKMTDWLDQETAEPEPSTDPIVEPAIEAAIASAAGENRRRNKAKARRAASTKPQKPSTPKPRRSWSPRFDFAALFTAARMKTIVTVLGVAALVGGGYFLFGMSRAQDLSAYAAYQSFWKDYKDLRAQNASSLEWAQLNARVRQGIGPLVEQLEGTASSSRTAEQALLYVGRDCIPKMMAEGRSQPCEAEKYFIQHLETVRKKMPEADLQVISPDPNFE; this is translated from the coding sequence ATGTCCGAGAAATGGTTTTTCAATCGTCAGGACGGTTGTGGGGTTCAAGGTCCGTTTCAATTGGACCACATCACGAACCTATTTCATCAAGGTGAATTGGAACCGAACCATCTTGTGCGGTGTGGTGCGATTGGACAATGGGCGTCCCTTGATGATTGGAAGTGGTTCTACAATCCCAAAGATGGCAGCGGTGTGCACGGACCGGTCACGCGCATTCAACTCGCAGAGTTTCTGGAAGCGGAAGAGATTACCGATAAGACCGAGGCACGAGACGGAGGGCTGGGCGAGTGGCAACCGTTGTCCGTAATTTTGGGAGATGCTGCGGCACTGTCTGGTGAGTTAGCGACAGGTGAGACAGCGACCTTGGCGACGTCGACCAACCTCGAAGATGATGACTTTGAATTGAGCATGAAAACCACCGCTCACGACAATCCCGAACCGTCGCCGGAATTGGAAGCGATCCCGGATGAAGGTGTCGGACCGGACGATGACCTTTGGTATTGTGATCTCTCCGGGCAGTTAGATGGTCCCCTGCCCTGGTCGCGCGTGCACAGTTTGGCCTCGATGGGACGGATCAAACGGTCGGACAAAATTCGCCATGCCTCGGACGTCTATTGGAAAATTGCCGAAGAGTTTGAGGGGCTGTTCCCAAAATCGGAACCATCCGTGACGCAAGTCCCCGCCGCTGATTCACCGCTCCTCGAGCCAGACCCATTGGCCGCCGAGGGCGACACAGAAACACCCGCGGATTCGCGTTTCGAGAATCCCAACCTCGATGAGGCTCCGAACGCGCCATTAGACGCTAAAATGACGGATTGGCTCGACCAGGAAACGGCCGAGCCCGAACCATCGACCGATCCCATTGTGGAGCCCGCCATAGAGGCTGCGATCGCGAGTGCAGCTGGTGAGAATCGTCGCAGAAACAAAGCCAAGGCTCGCCGCGCCGCATCGACCAAGCCACAAAAACCGTCCACACCCAAGCCTCGCCGCTCCTGGTCTCCGCGCTTTGACTTTGCTGCACTGTTCACTGCAGCACGCATGAAGACAATCGTTACTGTACTCGGCGTCGCGGCGTTGGTTGGTGGCGGTTACTTCTTGTTTGGCATGAGCCGGGCGCAAGACCTTAGTGCTTATGCCGCCTATCAGTCGTTTTGGAAAGACTATAAAGACCTGCGCGCTCAGAATGCATCTAGTTTGGAATGGGCCCAACTCAATGCGCGCGTGAGACAAGGGATTGGCCCGTTGGTGGAACAATTGGAGGGGACGGCATCGTCTAGTCGGACTGCGGAACAAGCGCTGCTGTATGTTGGACGCGACTGCATCCCCAAAATGATGGCCGAAGGCCGTAGCCAACCTTGTGAAGCCGAGAAGTATTTTATCCAGCATTTGGAAACCGTCCGTAAGAAGATGCCGGAGGCCGACCTCCAAGTGATCAGTCCCGACCCTAATTTTGAATAG